The Lactuca sativa cultivar Salinas chromosome 2, Lsat_Salinas_v11, whole genome shotgun sequence genome includes the window TAAGgtaaaaattatagtttttccaaaatgTATAAATTCAACTCATTTACTTATAAATATGatgattgatttaaaaaaaaaataattataaataactTGAGGATGTTAAATTAGAAATATTAACCAAACTTTATACAAACCGTTCATTTTATAGTTTATCCCAAATGTATAAATTTAACTCACCTATGATCATCCAGTTTATCGAATTTGTTTTGACATTTTACCTAACTTATACAAACCGTTCTTTTTAGTACCTTTAGTTTATTTTGTAACTCACATTTTTACTAAATCATATGGAACAATTTCTATTATTCTAACATTTTAAGATTAGCATTTAAAACTTAGAAAAAACAATGAACATGATAAGAACCAAGAAATGACCCAATATTATAAAAACAAGATTGCTAAggaagctctctctctctctctctctctctctctctctctctctctctctctctctctctctctctctctctctctctctctctctccagctGAGCTCAGCCATGTCCGAAGAAAATAAAGAAACTTACGCCAAGCTAAAATCCATGGCACAACCTAGTGATCGAAAGGATGATGATGAAGCATCTGAGTCAAAGCACAACCAGTTGGTAGCACAAGAAGAAGACGGTGATTACGACTGTCAAACTCCAACCTCTGATGATCACAAGATCCAGCCACCGCGTTTCTCCttgccgccaccaccaccaccacgcaAACTCTTGCAGAAGAGAATAAGGAGGTCGTCGGTTGACAGAACACTGATGGAATTCTTCGAACACACCAGGCGCGAAGAGGTAGATGCGTTTTTCCAATCATTTACCGTTAGGGTTTCTTCGTCGACCTCTAGGAAAAAGCGAAGTCATAGTGTATGATATACAGGGAACATATATACTGAAACTATATGTATGAATAATAgagatttaaaaataaaacacattGATTCTGTCATGTTTTTATTATTTCGATTGATGAAAATATCCCTATAGCTAGAATTTTTGAATCTTGTTTATTTACACATATTAATGAAATTTTTTTCTTTCCATATATGAATTCTGATCGCTATACATTTTAGAAGAAACTTTGCAACATCGAAAAACATAGAATATAAAAATTCTAAGCCTAGCTATATGTATTGATCATAAATAGTTATTCGATTTGTTATCCTGCACAAACATGAATATTATTTACGCGTATTTGCTTCCATTGGaagtattctttttttttttttcttttgatggAGGAGAAATTAACAAgcttacatatatatattttgataaaaaaacCATGGAAGTTATTGTATACATGATTATTTTTGTAATCAAAAGTACTGTACGTTAAACACGTGTTCTCATTGGTGttcaatgaaaatttttattgacATGGATCAGAATACTCTTGAGGTAGCAAGCTTTATCAATTTTTTTCAATGACATGGAGTTTTGAGAATTCTGCTCGCATTCACATGAACTAAGGCTTTACTTTACTTTACActattttcttatttttaataAGCCAAAAGACAATGAGTGAGCACAATCAATGTTGCATTAATGATAAACATCACCAGAGATAATTAAGACATTAAAAAGTTTGAACATTACTTCTCCTCGTGACCACTATATATCCTAGACGTAATGGCCCCTACGGAAAGATTTCACAAGAATGCCGACAGCTACCAGCTTGTGTGGATATTAGATGACTAGCTATTTATAGATTAAGTTTTAATTTCGCGCAAAACGAATTGTAAAAGCAATTTCTAATAGCTCTTAATTTGGTCATTGaaatccatgttgattaggattTTTTGGATTCTTTATTCAATTGTAAAGTAAATAAAATGTGAACTTTACGATAGAACGCATCTATATAGGCTCCAAAAAGAGTTCACATGTGCAAAAGTACTTCCTTCCTTTTAAGAACATACAAGAGGTTCTTGTGTGTTTATATTTGTGATCTTTCATTTTATCACAGCACTGGACTATCATTGTTGCAATGCAATTAAGTTCTTGCTTAATTTCATGTTTTCTGCAAGAAGTCGATAATAATATCAACGGAAATATATTAATTTATCTGAGATTGAATTGTTTAAGAGGTCTGTACtgtattttcttttaaaatagtTTGATCAAGAGTCATACTTTGATGTATTTAACCAATTATCTAGAAATATTTAAACAACCAGACAACGAAAAGGTTCCTTATCTTATGTATCATGTTCTAGGTTTTTTAACATTACTTAACCAAAAGGCTAGTTTGGTAAAttggagttatatatatatatatatatatatatatatatatatatatatatatatatatatatatatatatatatatatatatatatatatatatatatatatatatatatatatatatatatatatatatatatatatatatatatatattagatgctCGTTGTTTCTTAAGACTTGAGGTGGTGCTCTCCATGAATGAAAACCTAGTTTGAACTGGACTACTCTAAATGAGCTGGAACCTGACTGGGGGTGATACAAATTAAATCGAGCCGGCTGGGTTGGATTGGGTCCAATTATATATCCATAAACAAAACAAAGCTATGTCTGTGAATCTGCGATATATATCTAAAAACTAGGATTGAGGATTAAAGGATGTAGGTTGACGAATTGGATGAGATCATGAGAACTGCAAAGATTCTTAGAAAAGACAAATTGGATTTCTGTTGAGAAAAAATAGAAACGGGTTGGTTTTTAAACGGGATCGATTTCATAAAACGGTTTAAAACTCAAGCTAGCTAGCtagtttcaatatatatatatatatatatatatatatatatatatatatatatatatatatatatatatatatatatatatatatatatatatatatatatatatatatatatatatatatataggtaaaggttcaaatgagaaccactaaaaattaagaacataaaaaccATACAATATTACGAAACCAGTCCTTCGTGTAAAAGCGGTCGTAGTAATGGAGAAGGACTTAAAGTAAATTTAAACACAGTCGATTAAACAAACTTTATTTTAGAATCCCCTTCCTCCTCAAATGGAACACACATAAACACACAGTTACTTTTTACTTTCTTGCTCTTTTCTCTTATCTGAACAAAATCAACAGTGTATTCATATTGTACAAGCTAGGGCTAAATTATAACCAGAGATCTACCCTGGAAATCGATGGCAAAACGAACCTTCTTCTTCTATTTGGATTTTATCTTCTTCTCTCTTTGATTGCTTCATCTGATTCATCGCTTCAGTATGACTATTACCGACAATCCTGCCTTGAAGCGAACCATATTATTAAATCAACTATACGCTGGATCTACGATCGAAATTCGAGTGCTGCTCCGACTATTCTTCACCTAGTTTTTCACGATTGTTTTGTACAGGTCATATTATCCCCCATTTCACGTTCTACATCTCATACGATGTCTTCAATTTTCTCTTCCAAACACAATCTTCATGTTGCTTCAGATCTGCTTTGATAATGATCTATACGGTAATAAGACCAGATCTTGAATATCCGAAAACTCTGAGGAATATGGCAATCTTAGATCTGTAAATCACATCAGGAAATAATGTGCACataaggtgtttgatgaaatgcttcaACGAGATCTGTAAGTTTTTAAGTTCTGAATAAgtgtttaaaattttgttttaagctTTGAATTAGTGTCTGAAGCGTGTATTATGTTAcgaattttgtttttgttttgttttgtttttttttttgttttttgttttttttcttttttgcaaTAAGTTGTGCATTTTAGTGTTTGAAATATGGAATTAAGCTAcaaattagtgtctaaaatgtttcatcaaactgtaaattctgatttttttttatccaaatcTAAATTTTATGTGTAAATGAGTTGTGAAATTAGTGTATTAATCTGTGAATTTTATTCAgaacttaatataataaattcacattttaatataCACAAATGCCTCCAGATATGAAtgtataaatataagttttaagttgagAATATTGTTGTAAATATAtaagttttgtgtattaaattgtattacattgtgaatttattgtattaaactactagttttatgtattaagttgtgaattgattgtattaaactatgaattgattgtattaagttttttttaagagacaattgactgtattaagttattaattaattgtattaatttatgaattttctgtattaaactatgaatttattatattaaatggtgaattttgtatattaaattgtgaattcacagtattaaactgtgaattaactatattaagctatgatttttttttaaaaaaattttgtGTTTAAAAAAAGAatcattatacacatatatgattttctctaaatttaaataaattgtatAAAATATAAACTATTAATATTGTATAAATTAAACTTTAAAAGAAACACTAGCCTTCATATTTAAAGGTATACATATAAGTTTTaagttaaaatataacatttctgtatattaaactgtaaatttattgtattaatctatcaattttgtgtattaaactgtgaactgACTGTATTAAACCGTGAATTGACTGTAATAAATTGtgaactttttatttatttttttcgttaaaatataaattatttatgtatgaatagttgtattaattttcttgtaaaaatacgTAAGAATGTAAcagtttttataattgttttgcaTTAAACTCTAAATTAGTGAATTAATaagtttattaaactgtgaatatacTATTTAAGTTGTTAATACATGATTTTATATACAGATCGGATTTGGAAGAAAAGGATGGTTACAACGGTGACACAAGTGTTTGGTGACAGTGTGTTGTAGTGGTTGGTGATAGTAGAATTTGTGTTTGACttctttgaaattttgaattattataaaattaattgtattaagttgtgaattttgtgtattagaCTGTAAATGGACTATATGaaattatgtaatatatatatatatatatatatatatatatatatatatatatatatatatatatatatatatatatattgttttacaatgcaaatgaaaatattaaactgtaaaattatgaatttgtcattttcttatcAAAAAAGAcaagaaaaaaatgatttttaaatgtttaataaGCATTCATATGTTTAATAACTATAAAATGGaggttcttagagttcttaatcttttttggttcttatttgaacctctccctatatatatatatatatatatatatatatatatatatatatatatatatatatatatatatatatatatatatatatatatatatatattgttttcacCTCTAATCTATCTTGCCCGAACTTACCAAAGGGCTTCTACGGTTCTACCTTAAAAATATTACTTGATCTTTTTCTTTGAGGTCCAAGTTCAAGTTATGTCtgaaaaataagataaaattagAAGTAAATTAGATTTGTTGTTCCAAGAAAAAATCTAACTTGGATTTATATGGTTGCATACCTCTTCTTTGCAATGTTAATATCTTTTAGTTGTGGAAGATTTGAATTTTAGTAATAAAATATAAATGATCATTAGTAAACTTTCACtttattagagtaaattacaaaaatggtccttgtgtttATCTCGAATCAAGTTTGAAGTTTTCAATTTGGACACAGATAGTCCATTTGGTTTTTGATTTGCTACGTTATTCATTTATGAAGGACATAAAAAGACGATTTTTtccttattttatatattttttaaataattttcatTATTGGTTATTAAATCATACTCATCTCATCCTCACCCACTTATCCTCTCGATCGTAGTTGCCTTTATCCACGACTCCATTCCCTCAACCTCTATCACCCCTTGATGGTTTCTTCAAAGAAAAGAACATTTAAGCGTGGAGAACCCTTTGTGGTCATCTTCATTCCCTCTGCCTCCAGCAACACTTCATAGATTTGTTTCACCAACACAATTTAAGGAAATAGTTGACAAAAAAGAAAGGCTAGCAAAAAGGAGGGTGGTGGTGTTGTGATGATGGTTGTGTGAGCCccatgtatagatctatgtaAGTTCAAATTTTAGTTGTTGAAATAGGTTTTATAAATGGATTTGTGGTCTTGTGGATTTATTTCTATGTTTATGATAAAAGAAGTTGTAgaaatcaaataatatgattttaattAAATGCTATTAGTTTTTTTAatgataaatgaaaataattttcatCATTTCATTTTCTTTGATATGTTGTTAATACCTTTTTAGTATCTTTTCTTTTGGGTTTTCAATAATGGTTATTCCGAAAAGAAAAATGAGTGTTATTGGGTTTTTGATACCATGCACAATAACATTAATTATAAGTGTTCTTGGTTTTTAATATGTTGATCTTTAAAGAACAAGAGAATAGTGTGTTGTAGAGCTAGCAATCGGTCAATCTGGGTTAGGTTTGGGTTTGAAGATTTCAACTCAAcccaacatttttatttaaataggtGAATATTTCCAACTCAATTCAACCTTTTAAATAAATGAGTTGTTACCGAGTTGACCCGTTTATGTAGTTTTCAATCCAACGAATTAAATAAATGGGATAAACCTGGGTTAactcatttaaaataaaaaaatgtaaataaattaaCTACAAATTACACCACTTGAACTAATTCCAAATTTAAATAAACTTTCAAAGTATGATAAAAACACAATCCTAATTTACAAATACAAAGCAATTGctcaaataacattaaaaatatgtAATTTTGATGAGCGACAAGTGTTGTCGACGCTAAGAAAAAAGGATAGGAATTATGATtccatttttaaaaaatataaataataatacaacattttaatttataaattaatacttaGATTAATACATGgtaatatttaaataattgttaaattaaatatACGTTAAAATTAAATGGGTTAGTGGGTTGAAAACGAGTTGATAACTTTTACCCAACCAAACTTATTTAATTAATGGGTTAGGCGGGTTAACTCATTTAACCTAAATGAGTTGAAAATCTCAATTCAACCTGCTAATTTTGTGTTAGGTTCGTGTTTGGTTGGTTGGTTGGGTCGATTTTTACCATCTCTATTATGTTGGGAGGTGGTGGCGGGTGAAGGGTTAGGTTCTAAAAAAGTGAAGCAACTGTTTATTAGTTATAGAGAATGACATAAGGTCATCGGAGAATACAATGGGTCGTTAGAGAATAGATGAGGTTAATATCGTTGGAGAATACAATAAGTTTGTCGAAGATGAGATAGGTTAGTAGTGGGCATTGGGTTGAATGGTTGCTGATAAGGCtcatttcattttttaatttataaagcataattacaaaatattagataattaaatcattaaataagGACAATTTAATTATTTTACGTCTCATAAggattaaaaataaacaaaattaaactattagGATGGTCAACTTTacatttgaaaaatcataactcgaTTAAAAAACACATAACCAcaaaccatttttgcaatttattgagtttaataaaatgaataaaatatatcAATAAGGGGCGGAACCAACTAGTTTGTTTGAGAAACgtagtttttttttgttgaagAATAGATGATACACCTAGATAATATATCGTGCTACTCCATAGCCTAGATTGTTGAAGACGATGGACAATGAATATGAGAAAGAGGAACAGTGAAGACACATACGAGTTTCTCTACATTATAACTGTCATTTCCGATTATTTTTTCTTGCTCATCTTCTCAACTGCAAATCCAAAACACGGTGGTTGCTTTACTTGCTTTCTGATTGTGTTCATATTCAATGATTATTTCTGATTATCTACTAGTAGAAATCGTTAAATAGATTTATAGACTATATTGTGTTTTAGGGGTTTTTCATATGGGTTTGATTGTTTCATATGAGGTGTTAGTTTTTTATGAATACCAAGTGTTTGATAAAACTCTTCAATGAAAAACATCCACAATGTTGTAATCGGTGAATGGAAATAGGAAATTTGCATCAATTGGAATCCCTATATATTGCTTTTCTTGAATGTTTCCCTGTTTTTCTTGAATGTTTTTCTTGATGACCAATGGAAATGATCACATTTTTTATATTGCTTTTCATAAGAACTATATCAGTTGCTTCAATCTTCCGTTATCCCAACACCTATTGACATCTTTTATATTGCTTTTGTTGTTTTCTGCTCTTCAACTGGTTAGTGATCTGTTTTTTGTATGATTCAAGTATAGATTGATGCACAGGTGACTTTAGAATTAAGGATAATTCTATATGTGATAGGTGTTGAAGGGGCAtaatccaaacaaataataataatggtaaATTAGTAAGCATAGTTTTTTTTAGTTCAAGTATATGTTTTACTGTAATGTTATGAAGTTAGGGTACAAATTTATATTCTTAAATTTAGCCATCAGTCATGGCTTCTTAATACTCTCATTTGagctttgtttcttttgtttaatTGGATGAAGACAATGGCGATGATACTTCTAGGTATATGTTTGATGGATGAAAGTATAGTTATAGTTTTCATGACATTTTTATATACCTATAGTTATGCAGTTTATTGATATTTTACATGGTTAATAAGGAGGTGGTGGCCTGGTGACACTTCTAGACAAGTTCTAAGCCCCATTTAACAGAATATTgataaaagtcaaagtcaagggaTGGTCCATAATAGTCAAAGCAAGGGTGAAGGCTGCTATGTTAAGTTGCAACCGGTTAGAGATTAGGAAAGATTAGGTATGAAAATATGTTAGAAAAGTCTAGTGGTGGTGGTTAGATGATAGTTCTAAATAGAAAGCAACTTGCTTCTATTTATGTTTAACATATTGACAACATCTAAAATCGGAGTTTTTCCAATTTTACCATTTAGGTCTTACATGGATAAAAATCTGTTACCCCTAAGTATCTTTTCTGGTTTTGCTCCTGATCAATTATCAATTCATAATCCTTTTTCCCGAAAAATAGCAAACAATCTTGACTGAGTCAGAACTCTGACTGAGTCTAGCACTAACTATAACTTGGATGTTTG containing:
- the LOC111901513 gene encoding cyclin-dependent protein kinase inhibitor SMR1, with the translated sequence MSEENKETYAKLKSMAQPSDRKDDDEASESKHNQLVAQEEDGDYDCQTPTSDDHKIQPPRFSLPPPPPPRKLLQKRIRRSSVDRTLMEFFEHTRREEVDAFFQSFTVRVSSSTSRKKRSHSV